TTGCTTCCGTGCCGGTGAAAAGCACGCGCCATGTGCTCGTCGTGGAGGACGAGCAGCACCTGGCGATCGGCATCAAGTTCAATCTTGAGGCCGAGGGCTATCGCGTCACCGTAGCGGGCGACGGACCGACGGCGCTCAAGTTCGTGGAACAAGGCACCGAGCCGGTCGACCTGGTGATTCTCGACCTCATGCTGCCGGGCATGAGCGGGTACACCGTCTGCGAAACGCTGCGCGAAGCGGGCCACGTCTTGCCGGTGCTGATCCTGAGCGCGCGGACCTTGGCGGAAGATCGCACGCGCGGCTTCGATGTCGGCGCAGATCAATATCTGGAAAAGCCCTTCGATCTGGACGAGTTGATCGCGCGCGTGCGCAATCTACTCGCGCGCCACGCCCACACGCCGTGGATC
The nucleotide sequence above comes from Planctomycetia bacterium. Encoded proteins:
- a CDS encoding response regulator transcription factor, with product MNPSLASVPVKSTRHVLVVEDEQHLAIGIKFNLEAEGYRVTVAGDGPTALKFVEQGTEPVDLVILDLMLPGMSGYTVCETLREAGHVLPVLILSARTLAEDRTRGFDVGADQYLEKPFDLDELIARVRNLLARHAHTPWIGLDQKVGDSFEFAAGRVKINFNTFKVAVRDEPCRLTHMEMKLLRYFAENEGSVVSRSQLLDNVWGLSNSPTTRTVDNFVMRLRKYFELDPAEPRHFLSVRGAGYQFVAEPGKK